A portion of the Ascochyta rabiei chromosome 13, complete sequence genome contains these proteins:
- a CDS encoding DNA-binding transcription factor cat8: protein MPGILPMKVIKVGSTCQSRIAQACDRCRSKKIRCDGIRPSCTQCTNVGFECKTSDKLSRRAFPRGYTESLEERVRLLEGEIRELKELLDEKDEKIDMLSRIHSHSPHGFSNGRRPSVQSPAASEETQEKEDTFKVQQPPLLVEDGNSDSYFVGSSSGRTFVESFKQRAQETGRLSMDVGSNAFFGIGVNASVSVPSKRTVTFRAPPRLVSDQMINIFFQEWAPLFPVLHRPTFLALYEEYVSSPENVQDKKSIAKLNLCFGIAALSSGSRDGKDVKSFEAQWQSAVNSFLMDNDLATLQCLVLAQIFCLLKGDYSRVLKYKGLAIGLSQRLGLHQSQKRFALGALTSESRKKAFWSLYTVDCLSAAHLGLPKLIREEDVYCEYPVDADDEYVTEKGFLPTLPGESTKLSSALALFRLSRILSRALAELYPASSTHDISFRTIASLANEIEEWQNNLAPHLRLTFAQDKPSTNVTSSRAPILSLAYHHIRSLIYRPIVVANLGDKGSSAMVAVGDACKHIVQIVQLLDERKLSFSFCLNRNEVLVQAGFGLLFQNLNLARDGKLIKECNRLVCSVMDMLESGSAAGSTEFRRVGCSMVAVPRVTGPTLSRHNSAGSMGAPMDTLRATQETLKAIAARFSPGALKASRHGVHEARRATLPAILPEVGVHSNPSSTSLPSIQSEPHMARSEPTMSPPNHNRASFSMSNKRRPNPVSAAHRNIDFLSFSADPLTTHSLGATTSKSEVSKSDWERLLGSLDGGQTNIYDNIYGGPAAEALLDAGPLSTATDSSANWSPDAWDWNSYGTAAPPQSVLSLSDESLTSGEEFGSNSCELGTPGSDGMYAGIMIPDMSTPTGLGALDGNFGL, encoded by the exons ATGCCTGGAATATTGCCTATGAAAGTCATCAAAGTCGGATCGACCTGTCAGTCCCGCATCGCACAAGCTTGTGATCGATGCCGTTCCAAAAAGATACGCTGCGACGGCATCCGCCCGAGTTGCACACAATGCACTAACGTCGGCTTCGAATGCAAGACTAGCGACAAGCTCAGCCGCCGAGCCTTTCCCAGGGGTTACACTGAGTCGTTGGAGGAACGAGTACGACTACTGGAAGGGGAGATTCGTGAGCTGAAGGAGCTGCTCGATGAAAAGGATGAGAAGATCGACATGCTCTCACGAATCCACTCACACTCTCCCCATGGGTTCTCGAACGGAAGACGACCGTCTGTACAGTCGCCAGCAGCCTCAGAAGAGACCCAAGAGAAAGAAGACACTTTTAAGGTGCAACAGCCTCCGCTGCTCGTGGAGGATGGGAACAGCGACTCGTACTTCGTTGGCAGTTCAAGTGGACGAACATTTGTTG AGAGTTTTAAACAGAGAGCGCAGGAGACTGGTCGACTCAGCATGGATGTCGGCTCAAACGCCTTCTTTGGAATAGGAGTCAACGCATCTGTTTCGGTTCCTTCGAAGCGCACTGTCACTTTCAGAGCTCCACCTCGTCTGGTGTCCGATCAGATGATCAACATCTTCTTTCAGGAGTGGGCACCGCTGTTCCCAGTTCTTCATCGACCGACTTTCCTTGCCCTGTACGAAGAGTACGTTTCCAGTCCTGAGAACGTGCAAGACAAGAAATCCATTGCCAAACTCAACCTTTGTTTCGGCATTGCCGCACTGTCAAGTGGC TCCCGCGACGGCAAGGATGTTAAGTCCTTCGAGGCTCAGTGGCAAAGTGCTGTTAACTCTTTCCTGATGGACAATGACCTTGCGACACTGCAGTGTCTTGTCCTCGCGCAGATCTTCTGTCTACTCAAGGGCGACTACTCTCGCGTGCTCAAGTACAAGGGTCTGGCTATTGGCCTGTCGCAACGCCTTGGCCTACATCAGTCACAGAAGCGCTTTGCGCTTGGTGCACTCACCAGCGAATCAAGGAAGAAGGCATTTTGGTCTTTGTACACCGTCGATTG CTTGTCTGCTGCACATCTCGGCCTTCCAAAATTGATCAGAGAAGAAGACGTTTACTGCGAGTATCCGGTTGATGCAGATGACGAATACGTCACCGAGAAAGGGTTCCTGCCGACCCTGCCTGGCGAGTCGACCAAGCTCTCCAGTGCATTGGCCCTCTTCCGACTCTCCCGTATCCTATCCAGAGCTTTGGCCGAGTTATATCCGGCTTCATCAACACACGATATTTCGTTCCGAACTATAGCCTCCCTGGCCAACGAGATTGAGGAGTGGCAGAACAACTTGGCTCCACATCTCAGGCTGACATTTGCACAAGATAAACCCAGCACAAATGTGACTAGTAGCAGAGCGCCTATTTTG TCTCTGGCATACCACCACATTCGATCTTTGATCTACCGCCCCATCGTTGTTGCCAATCTCGGTGACAAGGGCTCGTCTGCTATGGTCGCAGTTGGTGATGCTTGCAAGCATATTGTGCAGATCGTGCAACTACTCGATGAGCGTAAGCTCAGCTTCTCGTTCTGTCTCAACCGTAACGAGGTACTTGTTCAAGCGGGTTTCGGACTCCTGTTCCAAAATCTGAACCTAGCCCGCGATGGAAAGCTGATCAAGGAGTGTAACCGCCTCGTCTGTTCAGTCATGGACATGCTTGAGAGCGGTTCTGCGGCTGGCTCCACGGAGTTTCG TCGTGTTGGGTGTTCGATGGTTGCGGTCCCTCGCGTGACTGGCCCTACACTCTCCCGCCACAACTCGGCAGGTAGCATGGGTGCACCAATGGACACGCTACGTGCTACCCAAGAAACTCTCAAGGCCATCGCAGCTCGCTTCTCCCCAGGTGCTCTCAAGGCCAGCCGCCATGGTGTACACGAGGCGCGTCGTGCTACTCTGCCGGCCATCTTGCCCGAGGTCGGCGTCCACAGCAATCCCTCGTCCACGAGCCTCCCATCTATTCAGTCCGAACCACACATGGCGCGATCTGAACCTACCATGAGTCCACCAAATCACAACCGTGCTTCTTTCTCTATGTCGAACAAACGTCGTCCTAACCCAGTGTCCGCTGCACACCGAAACATCGACTTCCTATCATTCAGTGCCGACCCTCTGACAACTCATTCTCTTGGTGCCACCACCTCGAAGAGTGAGGTGTCGAAGTCTGACTGGGAGCGTCTGCTCGGCTCGCTCGATGGAGGGCAGACTAACATCTATGATAACATTTATGGTGGACCAGCAGCCGAAGCTCTTCTCGACGCTGGGCCTCTCTCTACAGCTACCGACAGCAGCGCCAACTGGTCGCCTGACGCCTGGGACTGGAACAGCTATGGGACTGCAGCACCACCACAGAGTGTACTCAGTCTCAGCGACGAGAGCTTGACTAGTGGAGAGGAGTTCGGCAGCAATTCTTGTGAATTGGGCACACCCGGAAGCGACGGAATGTACGCTGGAATTATGATCCCTGACATGAGCACACCTACTGGACTGGGCGCGCTCGATGGCAACTTTGGACTTTAA
- a CDS encoding kti12, chromatin associated — protein sequence MPLVLISGYPSAGKTTRALQLKTYCESKIAGTRADVDARASRLKVHLINDQTLGVSRSVYHTAKAEKDARAEEYSAVKRVLSRDDIVIADGLNYIKGFRYQLYCEAKAVSTPSCVVHVGTPADKCREINTSLLADKDKDGGYEEEDFENLIFRYEEPNGMTRWDSPLFIVVQEDETAWCDQVWDALVGSDGKAKVVRPHQATVLKPATEQNYLYELDKTTSDVVAQITTYQKDHAGEGGGQITVQDVQRPLELPATPMTLPQLQRIRRQFITMNRSHSFSKARIREVFVDFLNNEFLR from the exons TCGCCGGTACCAGAGCCGATGTGGATGCGCGCGCCAGCCGACTGAAGGTGCATCTCATTAACGATCAGACACTTGGTGTCTCACGCTCTGTCTATCATACCGCCAAAGCCGAGAAGGATGCGCGTGCGGAGGAATATTCTGCCGTAAAGCGAGTCCTCTCGCGCGATGACATCGTTATCGCCGATGGTTTGAACTACATCAAGGGCTTCCGCTATCAGCTATACTGCGAGGCAAAAGCAGTGTCGACGCCCAGCTGTGTG GTGCATGTAGGCACGCCCGCTGATAAATGTCGTGAGATCAACACATCACTCTTGGCAGATAAGGACAAAGATGGAGGGTATGAAGAGGAAGACTTCGAGAACTTGATCTTCAGGTACGAGGAGCCAAATGGCATGACACGGTGGGACAGCCCCCTGTTCATCGTTGTACAAGAAGACGAAACTGCCTGGTGTGACCAGGTGTGGGACGCCCTCGTAGGCAGTGACGGGAAGGCTAAGGTTGTCAGACCTCACCAGGCGACAGTGCTG AAACCTGCGACCGAGCAAAACTACCTCTACGAACTTGACAAAACAACGTCCGACGTCGTTGCTCAGATAACGACATACCAAAAGGACCATGCAGGAGAGGGAGGTGGACAGATAACGGTCCAAGACGTCCAGAGGCCCCTCGAGCTACCCGCAACGCCAATGACCTTGCCGCAGCTGCAGCGCATACGCCGCCAATTCATTACCATGAACCGATCGCACAGCTTTTCGAAAGCACGAATAAGAGAGGTCTTCGTGGACTTTCTCAACAACGAGTTCCTGCGCTAG